From Aquabacter sp. L1I39, the proteins below share one genomic window:
- a CDS encoding Gfo/Idh/MocA family protein — protein sequence MAHDSASLDRPPVRIGVTGIGIMGSNHARVLSQLAGVELVAVADPDQAQAERVAGFLGCKAVGDHRALLDLGLDAVIVAAPTHLHHPVALDVINAGVSVLVEKPVASTVAEGREIVSAARAKGVTLMVGHVERFNPAVQTVKNAIRDEELLSIAITRVGPFPPRMSNVGVVIDLAVHDIDLIRWFTGSDIVEVQPQTSSAMAEREDIALLQFRTASGVLAHINTNWLTPFKARTVHVATRKKYVMGDLLTRQVTECFDYRPDGSYSMRHLPVAYSEPLRSELENFVEAVRTKKPPMVSGDEGVASLEIAIQCLAERAEATLRADRLRAAG from the coding sequence ATGGCGCACGATTCGGCTTCGCTGGATCGCCCCCCGGTGCGGATCGGGGTCACGGGCATCGGCATCATGGGATCCAACCACGCCCGCGTTCTCTCCCAGCTGGCTGGGGTGGAGCTTGTGGCGGTGGCTGACCCCGACCAGGCCCAGGCGGAACGGGTGGCTGGTTTTCTCGGCTGCAAGGCGGTCGGTGACCATCGGGCGCTGCTGGACCTCGGTCTTGACGCCGTGATCGTGGCGGCGCCCACCCATCTGCACCACCCGGTGGCGCTCGACGTCATCAATGCCGGCGTGTCCGTGCTGGTGGAAAAGCCGGTGGCCTCCACCGTGGCGGAGGGCCGCGAGATCGTGTCCGCCGCGCGCGCCAAGGGCGTGACCCTCATGGTCGGCCATGTGGAGCGCTTCAATCCGGCGGTGCAGACGGTCAAGAACGCCATCCGCGACGAGGAGCTTCTCTCCATCGCCATCACGCGCGTCGGCCCCTTCCCGCCCCGCATGTCCAATGTGGGTGTGGTGATCGATCTCGCCGTGCACGACATCGACCTCATCCGCTGGTTCACCGGCTCCGACATCGTGGAGGTGCAGCCCCAGACCTCCAGCGCCATGGCCGAGCGCGAGGACATCGCGCTGCTTCAGTTCCGCACCGCCTCCGGGGTGCTCGCCCACATCAACACCAACTGGCTCACCCCCTTCAAGGCGCGCACGGTGCATGTGGCGACTCGCAAGAAATATGTGATGGGCGACCTCCTCACCCGGCAGGTGACCGAGTGCTTCGACTATCGCCCCGACGGCTCCTATTCCATGCGCCACCTGCCGGTGGCCTATTCCGAGCCGCTGCGCTCGGAGCTGGAGAATTTCGTCGAGGCCGTGCGCACCAAGAAGCCGCCCATGGTGTCCGGCGACGAGGGCGTCGCCAGCCTCGAAATCGCCATCCAGTGCCTGGCCGAACGGGCCGAGGCCACCTTGCGCGCCGACCGCCTGCGGGCGGCCGGTTGA
- a CDS encoding outer membrane protein: MLKRALAGVSALALLGGAASAADLATKYPVKAVAPVVPVFSWTGFYIGGNIGWGWADSSLNVSPVFGAAPTSIGVGSANGFIGGLQAGYNYQFANNVVLGLEADIDWTSMGSNTVVISNTGGAGEASLDYVGTIRARLGYAFDRVLPYITAGAAYANTNYGTIYGVSTSQTNWGWTIGAGVEYAFTNNWTAKIEYLYVDLQGNSYTIPATLGSVNADTNLNLLKLGVNYKF, encoded by the coding sequence ATGTTGAAGCGCGCTCTCGCCGGGGTCTCTGCCCTGGCTCTCCTCGGCGGCGCCGCCTCTGCGGCCGATCTCGCCACGAAGTATCCGGTCAAGGCCGTGGCCCCCGTGGTCCCGGTGTTCTCTTGGACCGGCTTCTACATCGGTGGCAACATCGGCTGGGGCTGGGCTGACAGCTCTCTGAACGTCTCCCCGGTGTTTGGCGCGGCCCCGACCTCCATCGGCGTCGGCAGCGCGAACGGCTTCATCGGCGGTCTGCAGGCTGGCTATAACTACCAGTTCGCCAACAACGTCGTGCTCGGCCTCGAGGCTGACATCGACTGGACGAGCATGGGCTCCAACACCGTCGTGATCTCCAACACGGGCGGCGCTGGCGAGGCTTCGCTCGACTATGTCGGCACGATCCGCGCCCGCCTCGGCTACGCGTTCGACCGCGTGCTGCCCTACATCACCGCTGGTGCGGCTTACGCCAACACCAATTACGGCACGATCTACGGCGTCTCCACCTCCCAGACCAACTGGGGCTGGACCATCGGCGCGGGCGTCGAGTACGCCTTCACCAACAACTGGACTGCCAAGATCGAGTACCTGTACGTCGATCTGCAGGGCAACTCCTACACCATCCCGGCCACCCTGGGTTCGGTCAATGCCGACACCAACCTGAACCTGCTCAAGCTGGGCGTGAACTACAAGTTCTGA
- a CDS encoding DegT/DnrJ/EryC1/StrS family aminotransferase — translation MTSHVTSQMAPIPFIDVAAQRARLGARIDRAVSSVLESCRFINGPEVAMLEEQLAAFAGAKYAVSCSSGTDALAMLLMAWGVKAGDAVFCPAFTFCATAEVVPWVGATAVFVDVLPDTFNMDAASLERAIGIAKAKGLTPKVVIPVDLFGQAADYDAILPVAEAHGLKVLCDTAQGFGATWRGQRTGSIGHATATSFFPAKPLGCYGDGGAIFTDDADLVSVLKSVREHGQGTDKYENVRIGMTARLDTIQAAVLIEKLDIFEDEIAARDRVAKRYNEMLGDVATVPVVDPRATSIWAQYTIRLAPGRRDALADALKKDGIPTAVYYRIPMHRQPAYSHFPSDAAPVAEALCPEVISLPMHAYLGQATQDRIVTAVRRALAG, via the coding sequence ATGACTTCCCACGTGACCTCGCAGATGGCACCCATCCCCTTCATCGACGTGGCCGCCCAGCGCGCCCGGCTTGGCGCGCGCATCGACCGCGCGGTGTCCTCGGTGCTGGAGAGCTGCCGCTTCATCAATGGGCCGGAAGTGGCGATGCTGGAGGAACAGCTCGCCGCCTTCGCCGGCGCCAAATATGCAGTCTCCTGCTCCAGCGGCACGGATGCGCTGGCCATGCTGCTGATGGCCTGGGGCGTGAAGGCGGGGGACGCGGTCTTCTGCCCGGCCTTCACATTCTGCGCCACCGCCGAGGTGGTGCCGTGGGTGGGCGCCACCGCCGTGTTTGTGGACGTGCTGCCCGACACCTTCAACATGGATGCCGCCTCCCTGGAGCGCGCCATCGGCATCGCCAAGGCCAAGGGCCTGACCCCCAAGGTGGTCATTCCCGTGGACCTGTTCGGCCAAGCGGCGGACTATGACGCCATCCTGCCGGTGGCCGAGGCCCATGGCCTGAAAGTGCTGTGCGACACCGCCCAGGGCTTCGGCGCCACCTGGCGCGGCCAGCGCACCGGCAGCATCGGCCATGCCACCGCCACCTCCTTCTTCCCGGCCAAGCCGCTCGGCTGCTACGGCGATGGCGGCGCCATCTTCACCGATGACGCTGACCTCGTGAGCGTACTCAAGAGCGTGCGCGAGCACGGCCAGGGCACGGACAAGTATGAGAATGTGCGCATCGGCATGACCGCCCGCCTCGACACCATCCAGGCGGCGGTGCTGATCGAGAAGCTGGACATCTTCGAGGACGAGATCGCGGCGCGCGACCGCGTCGCCAAGCGCTACAACGAAATGCTGGGCGATGTGGCCACGGTTCCGGTGGTGGACCCGCGCGCCACCTCCATCTGGGCGCAATACACCATCCGCCTCGCCCCCGGCCGGCGCGATGCCCTCGCCGATGCGCTGAAGAAGGACGGCATCCCCACCGCCGTCTATTATCGCATCCCCATGCATCGCCAGCCGGCTTACAGCCACTTCCCCAGCGATGCCGCCCCCGTGGCGGAGGCGCTCTGCCCGGAAGTGATCAGCCTGCCCATGCATGCCTATCTCGGCCAGGCGACGCAGGATCGAATCGTGACCGCCGTCCGCCGCGCTTTGGCGGGCTGA
- a CDS encoding outer membrane protein has protein sequence MKSVLVSGALLGAMVAAPAMAADLAKPQSYPVKAQVAAPAPVFSWTGFYIGANAGYAWGSGKGAADYYGVSPDGWFGGGQVGYNYQFQNNMLVGVEADLQGSDISGSANNVNSKLDYFGTVRARLGYAYDRFLPYVTGGLAYGKNTINDFGYSDSNTHVGWTVGGGLEYAITNNWTARAEYLYVDLGKKTYDNIGDAGIAASTARVGVNYKF, from the coding sequence ATGAAGTCGGTTCTCGTTTCCGGCGCCCTCCTGGGCGCGATGGTGGCGGCGCCCGCCATGGCCGCGGATCTCGCGAAGCCGCAGTCCTATCCGGTGAAGGCGCAGGTCGCGGCGCCGGCCCCGGTCTTCTCCTGGACGGGCTTCTATATCGGCGCCAATGCCGGTTATGCCTGGGGGTCCGGCAAGGGGGCGGCCGACTATTACGGCGTGTCTCCCGACGGCTGGTTCGGCGGCGGCCAGGTCGGCTACAACTACCAGTTCCAGAACAACATGCTGGTGGGTGTCGAGGCCGACCTCCAGGGCAGCGACATTTCCGGAAGCGCGAACAACGTCAACAGCAAGCTGGACTATTTCGGCACCGTGCGGGCCCGTCTTGGCTACGCCTATGACCGCTTCCTGCCTTATGTCACGGGCGGTCTCGCCTATGGCAAGAACACCATCAATGATTTCGGCTACAGCGATTCCAACACCCATGTGGGATGGACGGTCGGTGGCGGTCTTGAATACGCCATCACCAACAACTGGACCGCACGCGCCGAATATCTCTACGTGGATCTCGGCAAGAAGACCTACGACAATATCGGCGATGCCGGCATCGCCGCCAGCACCGCCCGCGTGGGCGTGAACTACAAGTTCTGA
- a CDS encoding outer membrane protein gives MKIRAIAGSAVAGLAMLGALAVPAGAADMNSGYGYGYAAAQPPMSWTGFYIGANAGWGWGSSGSYSPSGFVGGLQAGYNWQFAGSPFVVGIETDFDWAGVSAGAYSTTYLGTVRARAGFAFERIMAYGTLGFAYGQGQYEVWGLSNSQTQTGWTIGAGAEYALDRNWSARAEYLYVDMGSSTYSSLLGPATLGFDGSILRAGMNYRF, from the coding sequence ATGAAGATCCGAGCCATTGCGGGTTCTGCCGTGGCAGGGCTCGCCATGCTGGGCGCCCTCGCGGTGCCTGCGGGGGCCGCCGACATGAATTCAGGCTACGGCTATGGCTATGCGGCAGCACAGCCGCCCATGTCCTGGACCGGATTCTATATCGGCGCCAATGCGGGATGGGGATGGGGCAGCTCCGGCAGCTATTCCCCGAGCGGTTTCGTCGGTGGCCTCCAGGCCGGCTATAACTGGCAGTTCGCCGGTTCGCCGTTCGTGGTGGGCATCGAGACCGATTTTGACTGGGCCGGTGTCAGTGCCGGGGCTTACAGCACCACGTATCTCGGCACTGTGCGGGCCCGCGCCGGCTTCGCCTTCGAACGTATAATGGCTTATGGAACCTTGGGTTTCGCCTATGGGCAAGGTCAATATGAAGTTTGGGGGCTGAGCAACAGCCAGACTCAGACGGGTTGGACAATCGGGGCAGGGGCGGAATATGCGCTTGACCGCAATTGGAGTGCTCGCGCTGAGTATCTTTATGTGGACATGGGTAGTTCTACTTACTCCTCACTGCTTGGTCCCGCGACACTCGGGTTCGACGGGAGCATCCTTAGGGCAGGTATGAACTATCGTTTCTGA
- the pgsA gene encoding CDP-diacylglycerol--glycerol-3-phosphate 3-phosphatidyltransferase — protein MAEAATRPSGAPKPRNERRLALSLPNILTYARCAAVPMVAACLFWSDIFHGGEWLRWVALGLFIAAAVTDFFDGYLARAWSQQSAIGRMLDPIADKLLVSTSLLMLASDGTIRGWSLWAAIVILCREILVSGLREFLAELRVSVPVSRLAKWKTTLQLVAVGFLLAGPAGDAILPGVSYVGLGLLWVSAVLTLYTGYDYFRAGARHLVEDDA, from the coding sequence ATGGCCGAAGCCGCGACCCGCCCCTCTGGCGCCCCCAAGCCCCGCAACGAGCGCCGGCTGGCCTTGTCGCTGCCGAATATCCTCACCTATGCCCGCTGTGCCGCCGTGCCCATGGTGGCGGCCTGCCTGTTCTGGTCGGACATTTTCCATGGCGGAGAATGGCTGCGCTGGGTGGCGCTCGGCCTGTTCATCGCGGCGGCGGTCACCGACTTCTTCGACGGTTATCTCGCCCGCGCCTGGTCGCAGCAATCGGCCATCGGGCGCATGCTGGACCCCATCGCCGACAAGCTGCTGGTCTCTACCTCGCTCCTGATGCTCGCCTCCGACGGCACGATCCGGGGGTGGTCGCTGTGGGCGGCGATCGTCATCCTGTGCCGTGAGATCCTGGTATCGGGCCTGCGGGAATTCCTGGCGGAGCTGCGGGTGTCCGTGCCGGTGTCGCGGCTTGCCAAGTGGAAGACGACGCTGCAATTGGTGGCGGTGGGCTTCCTGCTGGCGGGACCGGCGGGCGATGCCATCCTTCCCGGGGTCAGCTATGTGGGCTTGGGCCTGCTCTGGGTCTCCGCCGTGCTCACCCTCTATACCGGTTATGACTATTTCCGCGCCGGCGCCCGGCATCTGGTGGAGGATGACGCGTGA
- the uvrC gene encoding excinuclease ABC subunit UvrC translates to MPNFPAMTARSAKELPDTPPDIVTPENMEEEALLSLPSGPEEEVAEGPLATGRAAILAAARHAPSGPGVYRMIDGDGAVLYVGKAKSIKKRVLSYTRPVGHTNRIARMIAATVAMEFVSTRTEPEALLLEANLIKQLKPRFNVLLRDDKSFPYIFISADHEAPQILKHRGARNRPGAYYGPFASVWAVDRTINALQRAFLLRSCSDSYYENRSRPCLLFQIKRCAGPCTGEIAPPDYKVLVDEARAFLAGRSRAIKEQLAHEMEAAAEALEFERAARLRDRLAALSAVQGSQGINPRSVEEADVFACHQEGGATCIEVFFFRTGQNWGNRAYYPRADRSLTEAEVLGAFLSQFYDDKPCPRLVLISHEVEEQALIAEALSEKSGFKVEVACPRRGEKKDLIDHALQNAREALGRKLSETATQTRLLEGVAAAFRLPGPPRRIEVYDNSHIMGTNAVGGMIVAGPEGFLKSQYRKFNIKSADITPGDDFGMMREVLTRRFSRLLKEAPRAIAPVPEPAAATVGSELAPEPPAGEETSPWPDLVLIDGGQGQMSAARAVMAELGITDVPMVGIAKGVDREAGREQFFVEGVPPFRMEPRDPVLYFIQRLRDEAHRFAIGSHRARRKKDITDAGLQAIPGVGPTRKRALLRHFGTLKAIERASLADLEQVDGINASTALAIYGYFHEQPPS, encoded by the coding sequence ATGCCTAACTTTCCGGCCATGACCGCGCGATCCGCAAAAGAGCTGCCTGACACGCCCCCCGACATCGTCACGCCGGAGAACATGGAAGAGGAAGCACTGCTTTCCCTACCCTCCGGCCCCGAGGAGGAGGTGGCCGAAGGTCCGCTCGCCACGGGCCGCGCGGCGATTCTGGCGGCAGCCCGCCATGCGCCCTCAGGGCCGGGCGTCTATCGCATGATCGATGGGGACGGCGCCGTACTCTATGTGGGCAAGGCCAAGAGCATCAAGAAGCGCGTGCTCAGCTACACCCGCCCGGTGGGCCACACGAATCGCATCGCCCGCATGATCGCGGCGACCGTGGCCATGGAGTTCGTCTCCACCCGCACCGAGCCGGAAGCGCTGCTGCTGGAGGCCAACCTCATCAAGCAGTTGAAGCCCCGCTTCAACGTGCTGCTGCGGGACGACAAGTCCTTCCCCTACATCTTCATCAGCGCCGACCATGAGGCGCCGCAGATCCTGAAGCATCGCGGCGCGCGCAACCGGCCGGGCGCCTATTACGGGCCGTTCGCCAGCGTCTGGGCGGTGGATCGCACCATCAACGCGCTCCAGCGCGCCTTCCTGCTGCGCTCCTGCTCCGACAGTTATTACGAGAATCGCAGCCGCCCCTGCCTGCTGTTCCAGATCAAGAGGTGCGCCGGGCCGTGCACGGGCGAGATCGCCCCGCCCGACTACAAGGTGTTGGTGGACGAAGCCCGCGCCTTCCTTGCCGGTCGGTCAAGGGCGATCAAGGAGCAGCTCGCCCACGAAATGGAAGCGGCCGCCGAGGCGCTGGAATTTGAGCGCGCGGCACGGCTGCGCGATCGCCTCGCCGCCCTGTCCGCCGTGCAGGGCAGCCAGGGCATCAATCCCCGCTCGGTGGAAGAGGCGGACGTGTTCGCCTGCCACCAGGAGGGCGGCGCCACCTGCATCGAGGTCTTCTTCTTCCGCACCGGGCAGAATTGGGGCAACCGTGCTTATTACCCCCGCGCCGACCGCTCGCTCACCGAGGCCGAGGTGCTGGGCGCCTTCCTGTCGCAATTCTATGACGACAAGCCGTGCCCGCGCCTCGTCCTCATCAGCCACGAGGTGGAGGAACAGGCGCTGATCGCCGAGGCTTTGTCGGAAAAGTCCGGCTTCAAGGTGGAGGTGGCCTGCCCCCGGCGCGGCGAGAAGAAGGACCTCATCGACCACGCCTTGCAGAATGCCCGCGAGGCGTTGGGCCGCAAGCTGTCGGAGACCGCCACCCAGACCCGCCTCCTGGAAGGCGTCGCCGCCGCCTTCCGGCTGCCCGGCCCGCCCCGGCGCATCGAGGTCTATGACAATTCCCACATCATGGGCACCAATGCGGTGGGTGGCATGATCGTGGCGGGGCCTGAAGGCTTCCTGAAAAGCCAGTACCGCAAGTTCAACATCAAGTCGGCCGACATCACGCCCGGCGACGATTTCGGCATGATGCGGGAGGTCCTCACCCGCCGATTCTCCCGCCTCCTGAAGGAAGCCCCCCGCGCCATCGCTCCGGTGCCCGAACCGGCCGCCGCCACCGTCGGCAGCGAACTGGCGCCGGAGCCACCCGCCGGAGAGGAAACCTCCCCCTGGCCGGACCTTGTCCTCATCGATGGCGGGCAGGGCCAGATGAGCGCGGCCCGCGCGGTGATGGCGGAGTTGGGCATCACCGACGTGCCCATGGTGGGAATCGCCAAGGGTGTCGATCGCGAGGCCGGGCGCGAGCAGTTCTTCGTGGAGGGCGTGCCGCCCTTCCGCATGGAGCCGCGCGACCCGGTGCTCTATTTCATTCAGCGCCTGCGGGACGAGGCGCACCGCTTCGCCATCGGTTCGCACCGGGCGCGGCGTAAGAAGGACATCACCGATGCAGGCCTCCAGGCCATACCGGGTGTCGGCCCCACCCGGAAGCGCGCTTTGCTGCGCCATTTCGGGACCTTGAAGGCCATCGAGCGGGCCTCGCTCGCCGATCTCGAGCAGGTGGATGGAATCAACGCCTCGACGGCCCTGGCCATCTACGGCTATTTCCACGAACAGCCGCCATCGTGA